A single window of Candidatus Rhabdochlamydia oedothoracis DNA harbors:
- a CDS encoding IS110 family transposase: MKHYIGLDVSMKRTFICVLNEQGKIVHEGSEKTDPDLLADYFSKRDFQEIVVGFESGCLSHYLVTGFRKRAIDPLCMDARKLSTILALKINKTDKNDARGIAEALRSGMYTRVHCKPQDSVEKSILLVSRRALIKQQTQLKNTVRGLLKSYGIRLGSVGSKRFSSVVVKQIEKQEKSIVLSITSLLNTFDKVVEEVEKLDKEMLKLVSQDKEVQRLMTIPGVGPVTALTYKTEIFDPTRFNDSKSVGAYLGMTPKQYASGEVQRQGRISKCGSSELRSLLVEAGIVMLTRSKKWSKLKAWGLKIMRKKGMKKAALAVGRKLSVIMHKMLIEQKEFIYGEPKAA, from the coding sequence ATGAAGCATTATATTGGATTAGATGTATCAATGAAAAGAACTTTTATCTGTGTATTAAATGAACAAGGTAAGATTGTCCATGAAGGTTCAGAAAAAACAGATCCTGATTTACTAGCAGATTATTTTTCCAAAAGAGATTTTCAAGAAATCGTTGTTGGCTTTGAAAGTGGATGTTTATCTCATTACCTAGTCACAGGATTTAGAAAAAGAGCTATAGATCCCCTATGTATGGATGCAAGGAAGCTGAGTACGATTCTTGCTTTGAAAATAAATAAGACAGACAAAAATGATGCACGAGGAATCGCAGAAGCCCTTCGATCAGGTATGTATACACGAGTACACTGTAAGCCCCAAGATTCAGTAGAAAAAAGCATTTTGTTAGTTTCCAGAAGAGCGCTAATTAAACAGCAAACGCAGTTAAAAAATACTGTAAGGGGCTTGCTTAAAAGTTACGGAATACGATTGGGATCTGTGGGATCCAAAAGATTTTCGTCTGTGGTTGTAAAGCAGATAGAAAAACAGGAAAAAAGTATTGTTCTGAGCATAACCTCTCTATTAAATACCTTTGATAAGGTAGTTGAGGAAGTAGAAAAACTGGATAAAGAAATGCTTAAGCTGGTCAGTCAAGATAAAGAAGTACAACGGCTTATGACAATCCCTGGCGTAGGACCTGTAACAGCATTAACCTATAAAACAGAAATTTTTGATCCCACTCGTTTTAACGATTCTAAATCAGTAGGAGCCTATCTTGGTATGACGCCTAAACAGTATGCCTCCGGAGAGGTGCAAAGACAGGGAAGAATTTCAAAATGTGGATCCAGTGAACTTAGATCTCTATTAGTTGAAGCCGGAATAGTAATGCTGACACGAAGTAAGAAATGGAGCAAGCTAAAAGCTTGGGGATTAAAAATCATGAGAAAAAAAGGAATGAAGAAAGCCGCCTTAGCAGTAGGTAGAAAGTTATCCGTAATTATGCATAAGATGCTGATTGAACAAAAAGAATTTATTTACGGTGAGCCAAAGGCAGCTTAA
- a CDS encoding IS630 family transposase, giving the protein MKYSRSGMTDWLIQHGFVYKRPKKIPGKLDPEKQRIFIEQYRALKETLNPDEEIYFIDAVHPEHQSQAVCGWIKKGVQKTLQTSGKQLRLHFAGALCLTGMKIFTEEYKTVDADAMLDFFKKLEKQTEARIIHVILDNARSNKNKKLEEFLMSSRIKVHYLPPYSPNLNPIERLWKILKEKKVYNRYYETSVTFFQAIRGFFLEEIPKITDILKCRINDKFQVVDLNPIKLAV; this is encoded by the coding sequence ATAAAATATTCCCGAAGTGGCATGACAGATTGGCTCATACAGCACGGATTTGTTTATAAACGTCCTAAAAAGATTCCTGGGAAATTAGATCCTGAAAAACAACGAATTTTCATAGAACAATATAGGGCTTTAAAGGAGACCTTAAACCCTGATGAAGAGATCTATTTCATAGATGCTGTGCATCCTGAACATCAGTCCCAAGCCGTATGTGGATGGATCAAAAAAGGCGTTCAAAAGACTTTGCAGACATCCGGGAAACAATTGCGATTGCATTTTGCTGGAGCTCTTTGCCTGACAGGAATGAAGATTTTTACAGAGGAATATAAGACAGTTGATGCCGATGCAATGCTCGATTTTTTCAAGAAGCTAGAAAAACAGACAGAGGCTCGAATTATTCATGTAATTTTGGATAATGCAAGATCAAACAAAAATAAGAAACTAGAAGAGTTTCTGATGTCTTCTAGGATTAAAGTGCACTATCTCCCTCCTTATTCGCCGAATTTGAATCCTATTGAACGCTTGTGGAAGATCTTAAAGGAAAAGAAGGTATACAATCGATATTACGAAACGTCGGTGACTTTTTTTCAGGCAATTAGAGGATTCTTCTTAGAAGAGATACCGAAAATAACAGATATTTTGAAATGTAGGATAAACGACAAGTTTCAAGTCGTTGACTTAAATCCCATTAAGCTAGCCGTTTGA
- a CDS encoding helix-turn-helix domain-containing protein: protein MKKLIPSQRADLEHKLKHPKDYSERNRLCVILGYDEGISTKNLAKTLRISPITVQKYLREYDSENKTGSSPRGGSKSKLSQDQKESLLKHLHEKTYLKVKGIIAYVHEQ from the coding sequence ATGAAAAAACTGATCCCTAGCCAGAGAGCTGACTTAGAACACAAGTTAAAGCATCCAAAAGACTATTCTGAACGGAATAGGCTTTGTGTAATTTTGGGCTATGATGAGGGTATCTCAACAAAAAATCTTGCTAAAACACTCCGGATAAGCCCTATCACTGTTCAGAAATACCTCAGAGAATATGATTCCGAAAATAAAACTGGAAGTAGCCCTCGAGGCGGTAGCAAATCAAAACTTTCACAAGACCAAAAAGAGTCTCTACTAAAACACCTACATGAAAAGACCTATCTTAAAGTCAAAGGGATCATAGCTTATGTGCATGAGCAATAG
- a CDS encoding valine--tRNA ligase yields the protein MTLSKSYEPQEVEKKWYLFWEEKQFFKVDPASIKPAFCICMPPPNVTGVLHMGHALVNTLQDVLIRWKRMSGYETLWVPGTDHAGIATQTVVERRLLATEGKKRKDFTREEFFQEIWQWKERSENQILNQLKKLGCSCDWSRLCFTMDKERNLAVCTLFKKMFDDGLIYRGDYLVNWDPISQTALADDEVEYEEKSSFLWYINYCFEDAPEKLITVATTRPETMLGDTALAVSVCDERYKHLVGKRVIVPFVKRSIPIIADRLIDPSFGTGVVKVTPAHDLNDYQMGQTHKLDSINIMTPDGRINEQGQEFSGLTMQEARVAIVDALQKRNLINRIEPHNHRIGISYRSKAIIEPYLSKQWFVRVSQFKDRLRQLVEDKKVSLIPPHWENTYFHWIDHLRDWCISRQLWWGHRIPIWYNKNNPDQILVFDGISLPLEVQKNPDHWYQDEDVLDTWFSSAIWPFSTLGWPHQTQELKKFYPNSTLITGHDILFFWVARMILMGEYVFNQPPFPEVFLHGLIYGKSYWRHQENGSIAYLTHAEKHPFELGQTPPSEIHSKWEKMSKSKGNIIDPLEVIDFYGTDAMRMGLCASATQARQIDLDRRRFEEFKNFVNKIWNGARFVFMNIKDLSADNFATGLDLSILTLEDRWIFSLLNRTIQSVNSYLKEYAFDKALSTAYDFFWNQFCAYYVELVKPILTDPVNANRENKQKILSLVLFSSIRLLHPIAPFVTEELFDKIKQKLDSRIENQTDPYTQEALAAINSSACIVSNYPQAILEDIRPDVEETFTFLDQVTHAIRAIRAEMQMPPNMAIDLFVQAPSQDEQRAALEKNSGFLKALIRIQSITFTEETQNLLFSSETLIGSLKLQIPLPQELKIREKIRLVKEKEKLIQQQNKLRAQLANANFLEKAPASLVSTLKDNLSQAEKKLEETIEKLDQLQN from the coding sequence ATGACGTTATCTAAAAGTTATGAGCCTCAAGAAGTCGAAAAGAAGTGGTATCTCTTTTGGGAAGAAAAACAATTTTTTAAAGTAGATCCGGCCTCTATAAAGCCCGCTTTTTGTATTTGTATGCCTCCGCCCAATGTAACCGGTGTGCTGCATATGGGGCATGCTCTTGTGAACACTCTGCAAGATGTCTTGATTCGTTGGAAGAGAATGTCGGGCTATGAAACATTATGGGTTCCAGGAACCGATCATGCGGGAATTGCTACACAAACCGTTGTAGAGCGCCGTTTACTAGCAACAGAAGGGAAGAAACGTAAAGATTTTACAAGAGAAGAATTTTTCCAAGAGATCTGGCAATGGAAAGAAAGAAGTGAAAATCAAATTTTAAATCAACTAAAGAAATTAGGTTGCTCCTGTGATTGGTCTCGTCTTTGTTTTACTATGGATAAAGAGCGCAACTTAGCTGTTTGCACCTTGTTTAAAAAAATGTTTGACGATGGTTTGATTTACCGCGGAGATTATCTAGTTAATTGGGATCCTATTTCACAAACAGCGTTAGCTGATGATGAAGTAGAGTATGAAGAAAAAAGTTCTTTCCTCTGGTATATTAACTATTGCTTTGAAGATGCTCCAGAGAAACTCATTACAGTTGCAACAACCCGTCCTGAAACAATGCTTGGCGATACTGCTCTTGCAGTATCTGTTTGCGATGAGCGTTATAAACACCTAGTTGGTAAAAGAGTTATTGTTCCTTTTGTAAAAAGAAGTATTCCCATTATAGCAGATCGTCTTATCGACCCCTCTTTTGGAACAGGTGTTGTTAAAGTAACCCCTGCGCACGACTTGAATGACTACCAAATGGGACAAACACATAAACTCGATAGTATCAATATCATGACCCCTGATGGTCGGATTAATGAGCAAGGTCAGGAATTCTCAGGTTTAACTATGCAAGAGGCACGGGTAGCTATAGTAGATGCCCTACAGAAAAGAAACCTTATCAATAGGATTGAGCCCCACAACCATCGCATAGGAATTTCTTATCGCTCAAAAGCGATTATTGAGCCTTATCTTTCCAAGCAATGGTTTGTTCGAGTTAGTCAATTTAAAGACCGCCTGCGCCAATTGGTTGAAGACAAAAAAGTATCCTTGATTCCACCTCATTGGGAAAATACCTATTTTCATTGGATTGATCATTTAAGGGATTGGTGTATCTCCCGTCAACTTTGGTGGGGTCATCGGATTCCCATTTGGTACAATAAAAACAATCCTGATCAGATTCTGGTGTTTGATGGCATTAGCCTACCGCTTGAAGTGCAAAAAAACCCTGATCATTGGTACCAAGATGAAGATGTACTCGACACCTGGTTTTCTTCAGCCATTTGGCCTTTTAGTACACTTGGTTGGCCTCATCAAACACAAGAGTTAAAAAAGTTCTATCCTAACTCTACTCTCATTACAGGCCATGATATTTTATTTTTTTGGGTAGCACGGATGATCCTAATGGGAGAATATGTTTTTAATCAGCCACCTTTTCCTGAAGTTTTTTTACATGGACTTATCTATGGAAAATCTTATTGGCGTCATCAAGAAAACGGCTCTATTGCTTATTTAACGCATGCAGAAAAACATCCCTTTGAACTTGGGCAAACACCCCCTTCAGAGATTCATTCCAAATGGGAAAAGATGTCTAAATCCAAAGGAAACATCATCGACCCTTTAGAAGTTATCGATTTCTATGGAACAGATGCGATGCGTATGGGTCTTTGCGCAAGCGCTACACAAGCGCGTCAAATTGATTTAGATCGGCGTAGATTTGAAGAATTTAAAAATTTTGTGAATAAAATTTGGAATGGCGCTCGTTTTGTATTTATGAATATTAAGGACTTAAGTGCAGATAATTTCGCTACAGGACTTGACCTGTCTATCCTTACTCTAGAGGATCGTTGGATTTTTTCCTTGCTAAACCGTACAATCCAAAGCGTAAATAGCTATTTAAAAGAATATGCTTTTGATAAAGCGCTTTCTACAGCTTATGATTTTTTCTGGAATCAATTCTGTGCTTATTATGTAGAATTGGTTAAACCTATCTTAACAGATCCTGTAAACGCTAACAGAGAAAATAAACAAAAAATCCTCTCTTTGGTTTTATTTAGTTCTATTCGTCTACTGCATCCTATAGCACCTTTTGTAACAGAAGAGCTCTTTGATAAAATCAAGCAAAAATTGGATTCTCGAATAGAAAATCAAACAGATCCTTACACTCAAGAAGCGCTAGCAGCCATTAATAGTTCAGCTTGTATCGTATCAAATTACCCGCAAGCTATTCTAGAAGATATTCGTCCTGACGTGGAAGAAACATTTACCTTCTTAGACCAAGTAACTCATGCTATCCGTGCTATTCGAGCTGAAATGCAAATGCCACCAAATATGGCTATTGATCTATTTGTTCAAGCACCATCTCAAGATGAACAAAGAGCTGCTTTAGAGAAAAATTCTGGTTTTTTAAAAGCACTTATCCGTATCCAATCGATTACCTTTACAGAAGAAACTCAGAATCTCCTCTTTAGTTCAGAAACCCTTATTGGTTCCTTAAAATTACAGATTCCCCTGCCGCAAGAACTAAAAATTAGAGAAAAAATCCGTTTGGTTAAAGAAAAGGAAAAACTCATCCAACAACAAAATAAGCTTCGAGCTCAACTTGCTAATGCAAATTTTCTTGAAAAGGCACCTGCTTCTCTTGTAAGTACGTTAAAAGATAACCTTTCCCAAGCGGAAAAAAAACTTGAGGAAACCATAGAAAAATTAGACCAACTACAGAATTAA